The nucleotide window TCACTAAATGTGATGGGAAATGCTTTCTTACCAAATTTGTCGTTTCCTGATGAAGCACCATGGTTGTACTCAGAAATGGTTTGTTGCATGGTTTTAAGAGGCACACCAAGTTTTTCTGCTGCTCCAGCAAGATCATTCACTTTTGTAATCAACCCcttgaaaatataaaatccaGCAAGATGAGCTCCAAACCTGTCAATCACTTTTTGTGTAAGTAACATGGCTGCTGATATAGGATTTCCATTAATGTTACCATACGAATtgcaattatttaaaatttcttgagAAAGGTAATCACGACGTCCTAACTCGTTAGCAAATCGCTGACCCTTAACATTTAAAAGCAATGCTCCACAACCACGTAAAGCTTCAGGTGCTAAAAACTTGGTGTGAAACTTTGGATCCTTAGGATCTACAAAACCAGTTGGATGGACTTGAACCTTGTCCATATGAATTAATGACAGACCGTTTCCTTCCACTGCTTTAATGATATCCCCCGTAGCCCAAGGCCCATTTGTTGTTGGATATTTGGACAGGTGTGGCGTGTATTTATCAAGCAAAGAATGTTCTGTGTGATCATTGGCATATCCCCCAGCTGCAAATATGACAGTGCcattaagttgtttttcctctcCATCAACAGTTTGATACTTCAAGCCTGTGACTTTGCCATCCTTTATTGTAAGCTCTTTAAAAGTGGATCGAGTAAGAATGGTAACAGATGTTTTTAGATCATTCTCAACATATTTTCGAAGTGTGGATACAATTGTAAATCCAACAGGCACAGGTTTGCCTTCTTTAGTGGGGGGAAAGCGATGTGTGCGCTTTGAGCTGTGTCCACCTAGCTGTACCACATCTGTAAGCCCAAGACCAAATGACGATAGAAACTGAATTGCTGAATTGCTGTTCTGTGCTAGAATTTTTACCAATTCTTTATTGGCAAGACCGTCACCAGAAGCGATTGTATCAGAAACAAAAGCCGAAATTGTATCTTCAATGCCTAATTCATTCTGTGCGTCAGTCCCAACTGCATTAATACCTGATGTTGCCTTTGCGGAGTTGCCACCCAATCTTTCCTCTTTTTCAACAATAGTGACATGAGCACCGTGGCGAACAGCTTCAATAGTTGCACTCATTCCTGCAAGGCCACTGCCAACAACAATTACAGCTGGTGGGTTGTCGCTCTGGTTAGACATGATGTTAATAGGTAAGTCAAATGGATTCCAATATAGCACAGCTGAAAAACATGAGAAAGTATAATGTAACCTTTGTAGTTATCTCTCATTACATTAATAAGAAGTGAACAGTCAACACAGTAAGAAGATACTAATAAGATACACATGCAAGTTTGGGAATATTATGAACTACAATGCTCACTGCAGAACACTGCAGATTATAACATCTTAGGCATTACACATGCAGTTGcagtatattttatttaatttacttttGTACCACATCACAAAACAAGAAATTTGTTACTAGGGGCATTTCAAGAGCAAAAGGCATCTTAGCTGACTTTTTGTATCCCACAATATATTTTTAGACCCAAATTAGAGAAATCTATCTAGTAAGAGAACATTTGCATACTATATGTTTTAATGTGGAATTTGGGGTAGTTCTGAGTGGGTTTTGCcaatataatattttataaaattctaAAGTAGGGGGTAATTGTTTAAGGCACATTTATAGTAAATACTTTTTATATAACTTTCATATAATTTACCCAGTAAGATCAGAATTTTTCTATTCTACACTTCCAGTAAATGATtacaaatgaaattttaacagtTTTAACAAGCTAACAGGACAGGCGAACATGTGACTTTATCCACATGCCATAGACTTGTTTATTATAAAAAGCAAAGCttcaaatttaaatttccaGCTTTAACTATAATCACAACAAAAGTTGTCATGCAATAATTGTAGGAATTCCAAAGAAATTTAAGGAGTTCTAAGTATTAGCCAATATCAAGGCTTCTGGAAGGTATGAAACCTGAAAAGTttgtctaatagataaacaaaaaaatcaataactaTCTTATGCTTATCTATCTTATACAGAAAGCAAATGAGGAAGCTTTGAGCATAAGATCAAAATTGCTCTTAATTAAACAATTAATTTGGCTATCAGAGACAAGGTAGTTAAAACTGAGAGAATCACTAGTTCAGGTGCTCAGTTCTTGTGTTTGGGGTACATCAGTTTAAACATCCTGCACTTGTCTCCAACatgagaaaaataac belongs to Hydractinia symbiolongicarpus strain clone_291-10 chromosome 1, HSymV2.1, whole genome shotgun sequence and includes:
- the LOC130635795 gene encoding uncharacterized protein LOC130635795 isoform X1 → MQLTTCLRYTAYCLCINLLIIAVLYWNPFDLPINIMSNQSDNPPAVIVVGSGLAGMSATIEAVRHGAHVTIVEKEERLGGNSAKATSGINAVGTDAQNELGIEDTISAFVSDTIASGDGLANKELVKILAQNSNSAIQFLSSFGLGLTDVVQLGGHSSKRTHRFPPTKEGKPVPVGFTIVSTLRKYVENDLKTSVTILTRSTFKELTIKDGKVTGLKYQTVDGEEKQLNGTVIFAAGGYANDHTEHSLLDKYTPHLSKYPTTNGPWATGDIIKAVEGNGLSLIHMDKVQVHPTGFVDPKDPKFHTKFLAPEALRGCGALLLNVKGQRFANELGRRDYLSQEILNNCNSYGNINGNPISAAMLLTQKVIDRFGAHLAGFYIFKGLITKVNDLAGAAEKLGVPLKTMQQTISEYNHGASSGNDKFGKKAFPITFSESNVYYLAYITPTLHYCMGGIEINTHANVVMAQSSSVLDGLYAAGEVSGGVHGNNRLGGNSLLECVVFGRIAGKEAAHYYRN
- the LOC130635795 gene encoding uncharacterized protein LOC130635795 isoform X2; translated protein: MSNQSDNPPAVIVVGSGLAGMSATIEAVRHGAHVTIVEKEERLGGNSAKATSGINAVGTDAQNELGIEDTISAFVSDTIASGDGLANKELVKILAQNSNSAIQFLSSFGLGLTDVVQLGGHSSKRTHRFPPTKEGKPVPVGFTIVSTLRKYVENDLKTSVTILTRSTFKELTIKDGKVTGLKYQTVDGEEKQLNGTVIFAAGGYANDHTEHSLLDKYTPHLSKYPTTNGPWATGDIIKAVEGNGLSLIHMDKVQVHPTGFVDPKDPKFHTKFLAPEALRGCGALLLNVKGQRFANELGRRDYLSQEILNNCNSYGNINGNPISAAMLLTQKVIDRFGAHLAGFYIFKGLITKVNDLAGAAEKLGVPLKTMQQTISEYNHGASSGNDKFGKKAFPITFSESNVYYLAYITPTLHYCMGGIEINTHANVVMAQSSSVLDGLYAAGEVSGGVHGNNRLGGNSLLECVVFGRIAGKEAAHYYRN